The following are from one region of the candidate division WOR-3 bacterium genome:
- the ruvB gene encoding Holliday junction branch migration DNA helicase RuvB — protein sequence MAPKERLVTGRRLDGEAAVEEQIRPLRLSEFIGQKKLKENLRVFIEAAKMREEPLEHVLFFGPPGLGKTTLAYIIAQEMGTRIRCSSGPILERPVDLAGILTGLAAGDIFFIDEIHRTNKAVEEFLYPALEEYAIDVMLDRGPGARSERLSLVRFTLVGATTRSGLLTAPLRSRFGMSFRLDYYPAEDLVEIVERSARILGIPVDDDGAMEIGRRARGTPRIANRLLRRVRDFAQVHGKERVDKEIAEFALAQLDVDTRGLDEMDKKILLTVIDKFNGGPVGISSLAVAVGEDTGTIEEVYEPFLVQEGFLQRTPRGRMATKLAYQHFRRRPAASFQSELELE from the coding sequence ATGGCCCCAAAAGAGCGACTCGTTACCGGCCGACGACTGGACGGCGAAGCGGCAGTGGAGGAACAGATAAGACCGCTGCGGCTTTCGGAGTTTATCGGCCAGAAGAAGCTAAAGGAAAACCTGCGGGTATTTATCGAGGCGGCGAAGATGCGGGAGGAACCTTTAGAACACGTTCTGTTCTTCGGGCCGCCTGGATTGGGCAAGACCACTCTCGCCTATATTATTGCGCAGGAGATGGGTACACGCATCAGGTGCAGCTCCGGCCCGATTCTTGAACGGCCAGTGGACTTGGCCGGAATTCTCACCGGCCTGGCCGCAGGCGACATATTCTTCATTGACGAGATTCATCGGACCAATAAGGCAGTGGAGGAGTTTCTATACCCGGCGCTGGAGGAATACGCAATTGATGTGATGCTCGACCGAGGCCCGGGTGCGCGGTCAGAAAGGTTGAGCCTTGTCCGGTTTACGTTGGTTGGCGCAACGACCCGGTCCGGTCTTCTTACCGCACCATTGCGTTCGCGGTTCGGCATGTCTTTCCGGCTGGACTACTATCCGGCTGAGGACCTGGTGGAAATCGTTGAACGTTCAGCCCGGATTCTTGGCATCCCGGTTGATGATGATGGTGCAATGGAAATTGGCCGGCGCGCCCGGGGCACCCCGCGAATCGCCAATCGGCTCTTGCGTCGGGTGCGGGACTTTGCTCAGGTGCACGGCAAAGAACGAGTGGACAAAGAGATTGCCGAATTCGCCCTTGCTCAATTGGATGTGGACACCCGCGGACTGGACGAGATGGATAAGAAGATTCTGCTGACGGTGATTGACAAATTCAACGGTGGCCCGGTCGGTATATCGTCGCTTGCGGTTGCAGTGGGCGAGGACACCGGCACAATCGAAGAAGTATACGAACCTTTCCTGGTGCAGGAAGGGTTCCTGCAGAGGACTCCGCGCGGCCGGATGGCGACCAAGCTTGCATACCAACACTTCAGACGCCGGCCCGCGGCTTCGTTCCAGTCAGAACTTGAACTTGAATAG
- the ruvA gene encoding Holliday junction branch migration protein RuvA produces the protein MIARLRGTLAEKEPTRVVLDCQGIGFELGVPLSTSRQLGKIGDAAELLVVTRFTREGADLYGFCDKAERDVFVLITSVRGVGPKAGLNLLSRFRPDEIRSVIARGEIDVIRTVPGIGPKKAQRLMEELKEQTAPTEAAEPLFADAHKALVGLGLTNREARARLERVKPGPGATLEYVLKQALAEQP, from the coding sequence ATGATTGCGCGGCTGCGCGGTACGCTCGCAGAGAAGGAGCCGACGCGGGTCGTGCTCGACTGCCAGGGTATCGGCTTCGAGCTCGGTGTGCCGCTTTCGACTTCGCGCCAACTGGGGAAGATTGGCGACGCCGCCGAACTGCTTGTTGTTACCCGATTCACCCGCGAGGGGGCTGACCTTTATGGATTTTGCGACAAAGCAGAGCGCGACGTGTTCGTGCTTATCACCTCGGTGCGGGGTGTCGGGCCGAAGGCGGGTCTGAATCTGCTCTCGCGGTTCAGACCGGACGAAATCAGGAGCGTGATTGCCCGCGGCGAGATTGACGTCATCCGAACTGTGCCCGGTATCGGGCCGAAAAAGGCGCAACGGCTGATGGAAGAACTGAAAGAGCAGACGGCACCGACCGAAGCAGCCGAGCCGCTGTTCGCCGACGCGCACAAGGCTCTGGTCGGTTTGGGCTTGACTAACCGTGAGGCCCGCGCGCGGCTGGAACGGGTGAAACCCGGACCGGGCGCGACCCTAGAATACGTGCTCAAACAGGCGCTTGCTGAACAGCCATAA
- a CDS encoding crossover junction endodeoxyribonuclease RuvC, with product MTGSPTRSAAARIIGIDPGLSATGYGVLEDSCVLDFGVIATDRHQSVAERLAGLAARLDRVLRRNQPEHCAIESLFFKGGGARSVLLSAEARGVILAVLGRRKIPVREVTPATVKLAVTGSGRASKQQLNYMIKHLLRLDNRVPEHAADALAAAYCLSARLPTGQTRR from the coding sequence GTGACTGGCAGTCCGACACGTTCGGCCGCAGCAAGAATCATTGGGATTGACCCCGGACTTTCGGCCACCGGCTACGGCGTGCTAGAAGACAGTTGCGTGCTTGATTTCGGCGTCATTGCAACCGACCGCCACCAAAGCGTAGCCGAACGGCTAGCCGGGCTTGCGGCGCGGCTTGACCGGGTGTTACGGCGCAACCAGCCGGAACACTGCGCAATTGAAAGCCTGTTTTTCAAGGGCGGCGGAGCAAGGAGCGTGTTGCTCTCGGCCGAGGCAAGGGGCGTGATTCTTGCGGTGCTTGGTCGCCGGAAGATTCCGGTCCGGGAGGTTACGCCGGCTACGGTCAAACTTGCGGTTACTGGTTCAGGCCGGGCCTCAAAGCAACAGTTGAACTATATGATCAAACATCTGCTCCGTCTTGATAATCGGGTTCCTGAGCATGCCGCGGATGCCCTGGCGGCGGCGTACTGCCTTTCGGCAAGACTGCCGACAGGACAAACTAGACGATGA
- a CDS encoding YebC/PmpR family DNA-binding transcriptional regulator — MSGHSKWATIKHKKSKADAARGKAFSKLIREITTAAKMGGGDPDGNPRLRTAIEAARAINMPADNIERAIKKGTGELPGVAYEEVIYEGYGPAGVALLVRVLTDNKNRTTAEVRHVFEKYGGSMGAAGCVAWQFKPQGLIVIPKDKADEDTVLALALEAGADDVQTDDSGYSVITSLSNFEAVKAKLKEAGIEWLSAEATQMASNTVPVSEKDAPRVLKLVEMLEDLEEVQQVYANFDIPDEVLERVSASQ; from the coding sequence ATGTCCGGACATTCTAAATGGGCAACCATTAAGCATAAGAAGAGCAAGGCCGACGCAGCCCGGGGCAAGGCCTTTTCTAAGCTGATTCGGGAAATAACGACCGCGGCCAAGATGGGCGGTGGCGATCCGGATGGCAATCCGAGGTTGCGGACTGCGATTGAAGCGGCACGAGCAATCAACATGCCGGCAGACAACATCGAGCGGGCGATCAAGAAAGGGACGGGTGAATTGCCGGGGGTTGCCTACGAAGAAGTAATCTACGAGGGATATGGTCCGGCAGGTGTGGCTTTGTTGGTACGAGTGCTGACCGATAATAAGAACCGTACCACAGCTGAAGTAAGGCATGTGTTTGAGAAGTACGGCGGTTCGATGGGCGCGGCCGGGTGCGTGGCCTGGCAGTTCAAACCCCAGGGTCTGATTGTCATTCCGAAGGACAAGGCGGATGAGGATACGGTTCTCGCACTGGCACTCGAGGCCGGGGCCGACGATGTCCAAACCGATGACAGCGGTTATTCGGTGATTACTTCGCTTTCCAACTTTGAGGCGGTCAAGGCGAAGCTCAAGGAAGCCGGTATCGAGTGGCTGAGTGCCGAGGCCACGCAAATGGCTTCTAACACGGTGCCGGTGAGCGAGAAAGATGCACCCCGCGTGTTGAAGCTTGTCGAGATGCTCGAGGACCTTGAGGAGGTGCAACAGGTGTATGCCAATTTCGATATTCCGGATGAGGTTCTCGAACGCGTGTCAGCCTCCCAGTAA